From a region of the Leptospira kmetyi serovar Malaysia str. Bejo-Iso9 genome:
- the add gene encoding adenosine deaminase, with translation MALTFGEILDRIRIIDRDVTELNRLKSRLPADRPYSSSLQISFDKQINELLNERVGLMELEVLDPPSWILGVPTVGVPQETPVPIKGLFPSGDLSKEKPDDQDVINFLRELPKTEIHLHLEACVNKDTMKQLMAKNGISVSEEEFEAKFNFKDLNGFIQVFFFIQSLVKEPADFSFFVGSLAEYMRANNIVYTEVFFAPSKFIQNGLDFDEMIDFLVNRIREEKENDGITIRLLVDVSRSFGPENAMNNLNRVLKLRHPEVIGIGLGGAELMGPARDYQEVFQKAREAGLRVVAHSGEDDGPWAIWEAVELLKAERIGHGTSAIQDPELVKYLRENHIPIEICVTSNVFTGKYVRKEQNHPVRYYYDQGLPLSINTDDPEIFNVNLTYEYYKLWRFLDFSLDEIVDLIRQGVFASFHPNKESLWAEMEKKIQVVKARYGLKR, from the coding sequence GTGGCTTTAACTTTCGGAGAGATTTTAGATAGAATTCGGATCATCGATCGGGATGTAACCGAACTCAACCGCCTGAAATCCAGGCTTCCCGCAGACCGTCCTTATTCTTCGTCCTTACAGATTTCCTTCGACAAACAGATCAACGAACTCTTGAACGAAAGAGTGGGTTTGATGGAACTCGAGGTTCTCGATCCTCCTTCTTGGATTTTAGGAGTTCCCACAGTCGGAGTTCCTCAGGAAACTCCGGTTCCGATCAAAGGACTTTTTCCGTCGGGAGATCTTTCCAAGGAAAAACCGGACGATCAGGACGTTATCAATTTCTTGCGGGAACTTCCCAAAACGGAAATCCATCTTCACCTCGAGGCTTGCGTCAACAAGGACACGATGAAACAGTTGATGGCGAAGAATGGAATCAGCGTTTCCGAAGAAGAGTTCGAAGCCAAGTTCAACTTTAAGGATCTCAACGGATTCATTCAGGTATTTTTCTTCATTCAATCCCTCGTAAAAGAACCGGCCGACTTTTCCTTCTTCGTGGGAAGCCTCGCGGAATACATGCGCGCGAACAATATCGTTTATACCGAAGTGTTCTTTGCGCCTTCCAAGTTTATTCAGAACGGTCTCGATTTCGACGAGATGATCGACTTTCTCGTAAATCGAATCCGTGAAGAAAAGGAAAACGACGGAATCACCATACGCTTGTTAGTCGACGTTTCCCGTTCCTTCGGACCGGAGAATGCGATGAACAATCTCAACCGGGTTTTAAAACTCAGGCATCCCGAAGTGATCGGGATCGGACTCGGAGGCGCGGAGTTGATGGGACCCGCCCGCGATTATCAGGAAGTTTTTCAAAAAGCGAGAGAAGCGGGACTTCGTGTTGTCGCTCACTCCGGAGAAGACGACGGACCTTGGGCGATCTGGGAAGCGGTGGAACTTCTCAAAGCGGAAAGAATCGGCCACGGAACTTCCGCGATTCAAGATCCCGAACTCGTAAAGTATCTCAGAGAAAATCATATCCCGATCGAGATTTGTGTGACGTCTAACGTGTTTACCGGTAAATACGTACGTAAGGAACAGAATCATCCGGTTCGTTACTACTACGACCAGGGACTTCCTCTCAGCATCAACACGGACGATCCAGAGATATTTAACGTAAATCTTACATACGAATATTATAAACTTTGGAGATTCCTCGACTTTTCCTTGGATGAGATCGTGGATCTGATTCGTCAGGGAGTTTTCGCTTCCTTTCATCCGAACAAAGAATCCCTTTGGGCGGAGATGGAGAAGAAGATTCAAGTCGTCAAAGCACGATACGGTTTGAAAAGATAA
- a CDS encoding DegT/DnrJ/EryC1/StrS family aminotransferase yields the protein MSDTMITARKTFLPFALPCISERAIEEVSSVLRSGWITSGPKVKEFEEEFARYTGAEYALALNSATAGLHLALEAIGMSREDAAICPAVTFTATAEVICYFDAEPILTDVDPIFNLMTPETLRATIERECIYQNGTLFHKKTGKTVRAILPVHLAGVICDMEGILEIAKEYHLYVIEDAAHAFPAVHKGRKIGTFGDFTVFSFYATKGITTGEGGMVTTKHSHFADRIKLMRLHGINRETYDRPGWYYEVVSPGFKYNMTDVAAALGIVQLSEADDLWKRRIEIAELYRKEFADLPFLHLPLSAPDGEHSWHLFRVEVDRASAKMDRDIFAAELKKRNIGSSLHFIPLYEHPFYSSRFGFKKEHFPNANAMFSRSLSIPLFPGMKDEDVQDVVKAVKEIFGAL from the coding sequence ATGTCCGATACTATGATAACAGCACGCAAAACCTTTCTCCCATTCGCCCTTCCTTGCATTTCCGAAAGGGCCATCGAAGAAGTTTCCTCAGTACTTCGTTCCGGCTGGATTACCTCCGGGCCGAAAGTGAAGGAGTTCGAGGAAGAATTTGCGCGTTACACCGGGGCCGAATACGCGCTCGCGCTCAACTCCGCGACGGCGGGACTTCACCTGGCTCTCGAAGCGATCGGAATGAGCCGAGAAGACGCGGCCATCTGTCCGGCGGTGACATTTACCGCGACTGCGGAAGTAATCTGTTACTTCGACGCGGAGCCGATTCTCACGGACGTCGATCCGATCTTCAATCTCATGACTCCCGAAACTCTTCGAGCCACCATCGAAAGAGAATGTATTTATCAAAACGGAACCTTGTTCCATAAAAAAACCGGAAAGACGGTAAGAGCCATTCTTCCCGTACATCTCGCGGGCGTAATCTGCGACATGGAAGGTATATTAGAAATCGCTAAAGAATATCACCTCTACGTGATCGAAGACGCGGCTCACGCGTTTCCGGCGGTTCATAAGGGAAGAAAAATCGGAACCTTCGGAGATTTCACCGTATTCAGTTTTTACGCGACCAAGGGAATTACGACCGGAGAAGGCGGAATGGTGACGACCAAACATTCTCACTTTGCGGATAGAATCAAGTTGATGCGTCTTCACGGAATCAACCGAGAAACCTACGATCGTCCGGGCTGGTATTACGAAGTCGTTTCTCCCGGTTTTAAATACAACATGACGGACGTTGCGGCCGCTCTGGGAATCGTTCAACTTTCCGAAGCGGACGATCTTTGGAAACGAAGAATCGAAATCGCGGAATTGTATAGAAAAGAATTCGCGGATCTTCCGTTTTTACATCTTCCGCTTTCCGCTCCCGACGGAGAACATTCCTGGCATCTGTTCCGCGTCGAAGTGGATCGCGCTTCCGCGAAAATGGATCGGGACATCTTTGCCGCAGAATTAAAAAAACGGAATATAGGTTCGAGCCTTCATTTTATTCCTCTGTACGAACATCCTTTTTACAGTTCCCGTTTCGGATTTAAGAAGGAACATTTTCCGAACGCGAACGCGATGTTCTCGAGATCCCTTTCGATTCCGCTCTTCCCGGGAATGAAAGACGAGGACGTTCAGGACGTCGTCAAAGCAGTGAAGGAAATTTTCGGCGCGCTTTAA
- a CDS encoding VOC family protein — MQPRINIITLGVKDFDKAVRFYEEGLGFPRMKFEGGIAFFTLNGTWFALYPWEALAEDVGVPAQGNGFRGFTLAYNGQSKEEVNQVIAKAEKAGAKIVKRPQDVFWGGYSSYFEDPEGYYWEVAWNPAFYPGPKEV; from the coding sequence ATGCAACCCAGAATCAACATCATCACCCTCGGCGTAAAAGACTTCGATAAAGCCGTACGTTTTTACGAAGAAGGACTCGGATTTCCAAGAATGAAGTTCGAAGGCGGCATCGCCTTCTTTACGTTAAACGGAACCTGGTTCGCTTTGTATCCTTGGGAGGCTTTGGCCGAAGACGTGGGCGTTCCCGCACAAGGAAACGGGTTTAGGGGTTTTACTTTGGCTTACAACGGACAATCCAAGGAAGAAGTGAATCAAGTGATCGCAAAGGCGGAAAAAGCGGGAGCCAAAATTGTTAAGCGACCACAAGACGTTTTTTGGGGAGGTTATTCGAGTTATTTCGAGGACCCGGAAGGTTATTATTGGGAAGTCGCTTGGAACCCGGCATTCTATCCCGGTCCGAAAGAAGTTTAA
- a CDS encoding PAS domain S-box protein — protein sequence MPDSLLSVLNSFFYPVKEGILALDTENETILYVNPTLENLLGYTNEELQGKTLSFILPSPTHPREALTFKRNEPLKVYWQLRHKNGERKLVNFTVNTSNFLGKDVFLFYFTDRSEIQQTELRLYYMQSILRTLRLLRQNLRYLTSESSVFQKLCDTLKENPHYFLVWAFFFKDGELQVLGQRDMNPELKQKIHAFISSNIPFPMRNLMDTKDNFIIHEFGNGNYPEWESIFADHKFRRSLAIGIREKENLLGGIEILSLEGMAFDSGENFLYEEIISDVHSSLQNAKTERTRIENSKKLQFQGALLNSIEVPLISTDDEGYITYGNRSLERILGVYKEDFIDLPIGEFLNLAPEILDRLSKEEFRTEIKMKVFPDVEAPMLLASSRIRDEYGNSIGTILLLLDITEQKKNEELIRSSEIKLRNLFSAMNNGIVILTPDGIILEVAPILKFLLFQILNVNPGEDFFSLFVDRVSDEIREGIKNCLSSQRAVFLDLSIQFIEDEESFFSIKILPLKKYREEGEAVMLIFSDVTQTKLLDKQLYETARFASIGELAAGIAHEVNNPLQASLLYLEDLIETEETDPAERLKIYKRIEAASLRIRDLIKSLLDLGRTVAREKELVSPYYILLRACELIEVSCKKNGIELKRIASPDLPKIRVAWQEIEQVLINCMVNAINAISEMETKPALPKISITARKEFHLNRDSILFTISDNGPGMTKDVLEKAFLPLYTTRRGKQGTGLGLAISQRIISEHNGTISLDSSPGNGTRVLIRLPI from the coding sequence ATGCCCGACTCCTTACTTTCCGTGCTGAATTCCTTCTTTTATCCGGTTAAGGAAGGCATTCTCGCCTTGGACACGGAAAACGAAACGATCCTTTACGTAAATCCGACTCTCGAAAATCTACTCGGTTATACGAACGAAGAACTGCAAGGCAAAACCTTAAGTTTTATTCTTCCCAGCCCCACACATCCGCGAGAAGCTCTGACGTTCAAACGCAACGAACCTCTCAAAGTCTATTGGCAACTCCGTCATAAAAACGGGGAAAGAAAACTCGTGAACTTTACGGTCAACACTTCCAACTTTTTAGGCAAGGACGTGTTTCTGTTTTATTTTACGGACCGATCCGAAATCCAACAAACGGAACTTAGGCTTTACTATATGCAAAGTATCTTAAGAACCCTTCGGCTCTTGAGACAAAATCTGAGATATCTCACTTCGGAAAGTTCCGTATTTCAAAAACTCTGCGACACGTTGAAGGAGAATCCGCATTACTTCCTGGTCTGGGCATTCTTCTTTAAGGACGGAGAACTTCAAGTGCTCGGACAAAGGGATATGAACCCCGAGCTGAAACAGAAAATTCACGCATTCATTTCTTCTAATATTCCGTTTCCTATGCGAAACCTCATGGACACGAAGGACAACTTCATCATCCACGAATTCGGAAACGGAAATTATCCGGAATGGGAATCCATCTTCGCGGATCATAAATTCCGGAGAAGCCTCGCGATCGGAATCCGCGAAAAGGAAAATCTTCTCGGAGGGATAGAAATTCTTTCCTTGGAGGGAATGGCCTTCGATTCGGGGGAAAATTTTTTATACGAGGAAATCATCTCCGACGTTCACAGTTCCCTTCAAAACGCCAAAACGGAAAGAACCAGAATCGAAAACTCGAAAAAACTCCAGTTTCAAGGAGCGCTTCTCAACTCGATCGAAGTTCCTCTGATTTCCACGGACGACGAAGGTTACATCACATACGGGAACCGAAGCCTCGAAAGAATATTAGGAGTTTATAAAGAAGATTTCATCGATCTTCCGATCGGAGAATTTCTAAACCTGGCTCCGGAAATTTTGGACCGACTTTCCAAGGAAGAATTCAGAACCGAAATCAAGATGAAGGTTTTTCCGGACGTAGAAGCGCCGATGCTCCTCGCATCTTCCAGAATCCGGGACGAATACGGAAACTCGATCGGAACGATTCTTCTTTTGCTCGATATCACCGAACAAAAGAAAAACGAGGAACTGATCCGTTCCTCCGAAATCAAACTCAGAAACCTTTTCTCCGCGATGAACAACGGGATCGTAATTCTCACTCCGGACGGAATCATACTCGAAGTCGCGCCGATCCTTAAATTTCTTTTATTCCAAATTTTGAATGTGAATCCGGGCGAGGATTTCTTTTCGCTTTTCGTCGACCGTGTATCCGACGAGATCCGAGAAGGAATCAAAAACTGTCTTTCTTCCCAACGCGCGGTCTTTTTGGATCTTTCGATCCAGTTCATCGAGGACGAAGAAAGTTTCTTCTCGATCAAAATTCTTCCCTTAAAAAAATACAGGGAAGAAGGCGAAGCGGTTATGCTCATCTTCTCGGACGTAACACAAACGAAACTTTTGGACAAACAACTCTACGAAACCGCGCGCTTCGCTTCCATCGGAGAATTGGCCGCGGGGATCGCGCACGAAGTGAACAATCCTCTGCAAGCGAGTCTTTTGTATCTCGAAGATCTGATCGAAACGGAAGAAACGGATCCAGCGGAAAGATTAAAGATTTATAAACGAATCGAAGCCGCGAGTCTTAGAATCCGCGACTTAATCAAATCGCTTTTGGATTTGGGAAGAACCGTCGCGCGAGAAAAGGAACTCGTGTCGCCTTATTACATTCTTCTCAGAGCCTGCGAGTTGATCGAAGTTTCCTGCAAAAAAAACGGAATCGAATTGAAACGGATCGCGAGTCCCGATCTTCCGAAAATCCGGGTGGCTTGGCAGGAAATCGAACAGGTTCTGATCAATTGTATGGTCAACGCGATCAATGCCATATCCGAAATGGAAACAAAACCGGCGCTTCCTAAAATTTCGATCACGGCTCGGAAAGAATTTCATTTGAATCGGGACTCGATTCTGTTTACGATTTCAGATAACGGACCCGGTATGACCAAAGACGTGCTCGAAAAAGCCTTTCTTCCGCTTTATACGACTCGGAGAGGAAAACAAGGCACCGGTTTGGGTCTTGCGATTTCTCAACGAATTATTTCCGAGCACAACGGAACGATCTCCCTGGATTCTTCTCCGG
- a CDS encoding alpha/beta fold hydrolase, with the protein MKSLYSLFLNYYHWKKKKYMKEILGFRDLEVETGGNSVYFLEKNSERNKSILLIHGLLDSATGLRKVAPKIRQDYRVLIPDIPGFGKSKLPPLKYLYQVDVFGDLIYEAIRKLDLTNLVLGGHSMGALIAMHIALRDREKRISKLVLIAPGGIPHPKRDEMKELLFPKNEDDLVKLIQALYYETPELPGRIARKALIQSWNELPNQFLTVNTLEREEEIFLGKKLGEIKIPALIVGGKEDPITDAVMTKKLHSYLKKSKLVLIPGAKHAIHMEKPEELSLEINRYLD; encoded by the coding sequence ATGAAATCCTTGTACTCGTTATTTCTAAACTACTATCACTGGAAAAAGAAAAAATACATGAAGGAGATTCTCGGGTTTCGGGATCTCGAAGTGGAAACCGGAGGCAATTCGGTTTATTTTTTGGAAAAGAATTCCGAAAGGAACAAGTCGATCCTTTTGATTCACGGTCTGCTCGATTCGGCGACGGGTCTGCGTAAGGTCGCTCCCAAAATTCGTCAGGATTATCGTGTGTTGATTCCGGATATTCCCGGTTTTGGAAAAAGCAAACTTCCACCTCTTAAGTATTTGTATCAAGTGGACGTGTTCGGCGATCTGATCTACGAGGCGATTCGAAAACTGGATCTCACCAATCTCGTGTTAGGCGGCCATTCGATGGGAGCGTTGATCGCGATGCATATCGCGCTTCGCGACCGCGAAAAAAGAATTTCCAAATTGGTTTTGATCGCTCCGGGGGGAATTCCTCATCCGAAACGGGACGAGATGAAGGAACTTCTCTTCCCCAAAAACGAAGACGATCTCGTAAAACTCATCCAAGCCTTGTATTACGAAACGCCCGAACTTCCGGGAAGAATCGCAAGAAAGGCCCTGATCCAATCCTGGAACGAACTTCCGAATCAGTTTTTAACCGTGAACACTTTGGAACGGGAAGAGGAGATTTTTCTCGGAAAAAAATTGGGCGAGATTAAAATTCCAGCGTTGATCGTAGGCGGCAAAGAGGATCCGATCACGGACGCCGTGATGACTAAGAAACTTCATTCTTATCTGAAAAAAAGCAAACTGGTTTTGATTCCGGGCGCGAAACATGCGATCCATATGGAAAAACCGGAGGAACTTTCTTTGGAAATCAATCGTTATCTGGATTGA
- a CDS encoding LA_3781 family PerA/PerB upregulated protein → MTIAAGCHNTTLQIHENQIQPSFSAESKPDQTFKQGGYLVGLIDAFETPEIRCPEGKPQILIQRNVLDNVIHWTIGGIYTRRTVQVFCQK, encoded by the coding sequence ATGACGATCGCGGCGGGTTGTCACAACACGACATTGCAGATCCACGAGAACCAGATCCAACCTTCCTTTTCCGCGGAATCCAAACCGGATCAAACGTTCAAACAGGGAGGATACTTGGTGGGTTTGATCGACGCGTTCGAAACTCCCGAAATCCGTTGCCCAGAAGGAAAACCGCAGATTCTGATTCAAAGAAACGTTTTAGACAACGTGATTCACTGGACGATCGGCGGAATTTACACTCGAAGAACCGTCCAGGTGTTTTGTCAGAAATAA
- a CDS encoding Bor/Iss family lipoprotein, with product MSNRQTIVKIVFLFSILNVFAACQNVRVRFPQEPPKSCSNPATQRQCKNALEDRERLNAEPSQMHVIPQSFYFWGMRPKNYPINASAYCPNGVKEAHQYSTFFDSLYEQLTLGVYSPRTLNLICYN from the coding sequence ATGTCGAATCGGCAAACGATCGTTAAGATCGTATTTTTATTCTCTATTTTAAACGTTTTCGCAGCTTGTCAAAACGTAAGAGTTCGTTTTCCGCAGGAACCGCCCAAGTCCTGTTCGAATCCGGCGACACAAAGACAATGCAAAAACGCGTTGGAAGATCGCGAAAGATTGAACGCGGAACCTTCTCAGATGCACGTGATCCCTCAGTCATTTTACTTTTGGGGAATGCGTCCGAAGAATTATCCGATCAACGCGTCCGCGTATTGTCCGAACGGAGTCAAGGAAGCGCATCAATATTCCACTTTTTTCGATTCCCTTTACGAACAACTTACTCTCGGAGTTTATTCTCCGAGAACGCTCAACCTAATCTGTTACAATTAA